The following proteins are encoded in a genomic region of Tenacibaculum sp. 190524A05c:
- the serA gene encoding phosphoglycerate dehydrogenase: MSKYYIFDFDSTLTKVEALDVLAEITLANNPKKEEIIEEIIKITNLGIDGEISFTQSLERRIKLLNAKRSDLDVLINELKKRVSSSIERNKEFFETYSDNIYVISAGFKEFIVPIVAEYNVPAERVFANTFEFSEEDEIIGFDRDNILSVHNGKIECLQNLRLDGEIQMIGDGYSDYVTKEAGVADKFFAYTENVEREKTIQNADYITPNLDEFLFINDLPRKISYPKNRIKMLLLENIHADAYEKFSTDGFTVETVSRSLPEDELIEKLQDVHVLGIRSKTQVTQKVIENAPRLLAVGAFCIGTKQIDLEACKENGIVVFNAPYSNTRSVVELAIGEIIMLMRSVFQRSTEIHNGEWNKTAQGSKEVRGKKLGIVGYGNIGKQLSVLAEALGMDVYYYDVEDKLALGNATKLNSLSDLLSISDVVTLHVDDNSLNKNYIGEKEISQMKDGAHLVNLSRGFVVDIPALTAALKSGKLAGAAVDVYPEEPRKNGDFYTELKGLPNVILTPHVGGSTEEAQRDIADFVPGKIMAYINSGNTVDAVNFPNIRLPKQENAHRFLHIHKNVSGVMANINKVVAEYGLNIVGQYLSTDSKVGYVITDVDKDYNQDVIQELKNVTGTIRFRILY; the protein is encoded by the coding sequence ATGAGTAAATACTATATTTTTGATTTCGATAGTACACTTACTAAAGTAGAAGCGTTAGATGTTCTAGCAGAAATAACGCTGGCCAATAATCCCAAAAAAGAAGAGATTATTGAAGAAATTATTAAGATTACCAATCTGGGAATTGATGGCGAAATTTCCTTTACGCAGTCTTTAGAGCGTAGGATAAAATTGCTAAATGCAAAACGATCCGATTTAGATGTATTGATTAATGAACTTAAGAAGAGAGTTTCTTCTTCTATAGAAAGAAATAAAGAGTTTTTTGAAACATATTCTGATAATATCTACGTTATTTCGGCAGGTTTCAAAGAGTTTATCGTTCCTATCGTTGCAGAATACAATGTCCCAGCGGAAAGAGTTTTTGCAAACACTTTCGAATTTAGCGAAGAGGACGAAATTATTGGATTTGATAGAGATAATATTCTATCGGTTCATAATGGTAAAATTGAGTGTCTTCAAAATTTACGATTAGATGGAGAAATTCAAATGATAGGAGACGGTTATAGTGATTATGTAACAAAAGAAGCAGGTGTTGCGGATAAGTTTTTTGCATATACAGAAAATGTAGAGCGTGAAAAAACTATTCAAAATGCCGATTATATTACACCAAATTTAGACGAATTTTTATTTATAAACGATTTGCCAAGAAAGATATCTTATCCAAAAAATCGTATCAAAATGTTATTGTTAGAGAATATACATGCTGATGCGTACGAAAAATTTTCTACTGATGGATTTACGGTAGAAACAGTTTCTAGAAGTTTACCAGAAGACGAATTAATTGAAAAACTTCAAGATGTTCATGTTTTAGGTATTCGTTCCAAAACTCAAGTAACACAGAAGGTCATAGAAAATGCTCCAAGATTATTAGCAGTAGGTGCATTTTGTATTGGAACAAAGCAAATTGATTTAGAAGCTTGTAAAGAAAACGGAATCGTAGTTTTTAATGCACCATACAGTAATACGCGTTCGGTTGTAGAATTAGCTATCGGAGAAATTATTATGCTAATGCGTAGTGTTTTCCAGCGAAGTACAGAAATTCACAATGGAGAGTGGAATAAAACTGCTCAAGGATCTAAAGAAGTTCGTGGGAAAAAATTAGGAATTGTTGGTTATGGTAATATCGGAAAACAATTATCGGTTTTAGCAGAAGCTTTAGGAATGGATGTGTATTATTATGATGTTGAGGATAAATTAGCATTAGGTAACGCGACTAAGCTTAATTCGTTATCTGATTTATTATCTATTTCTGATGTTGTAACCTTACATGTAGATGATAACTCATTGAATAAGAATTATATCGGAGAGAAAGAAATTTCTCAAATGAAAGATGGTGCTCATTTAGTGAATTTATCTCGTGGATTTGTAGTTGACATTCCAGCATTAACCGCGGCGTTAAAATCAGGTAAATTAGCAGGAGCTGCTGTTGATGTTTATCCAGAAGAGCCTCGAAAAAATGGAGATTTCTACACAGAGTTAAAAGGATTGCCAAATGTGATTTTAACTCCACACGTTGGTGGTAGTACAGAAGAAGCACAAAGAGATATTGCTGATTTTGTTCCTGGAAAAATTATGGCATATATCAATTCAGGAAATACTGTAGATGCAGTTAATTTCCCTAATATTCGTTTACCAAAACAGGAAAATGCACATAGGTTCTTGCATATTCATAAAAACGTATCCGGAGTTATGGCTAATATTAACAAAGTAGTTGCAGAGTATGGTTTGAATATCGTAGGTCAATATTTATCTACAGATTCAAAAGTAGGTTATGTAATTACAGATGTTGATAAAGATTACAATCAAGATGTAATTCAAGAACTTAAAAATGTAACTGGTACCATTCGCTTTAGGATATTATACTAG
- a CDS encoding DUF2586 family protein has protein sequence MGVLFNDVVINKLSGGLGRRTPNQDMVSGLLFNTPVQPDAKIEKDKIYRLASVKDAEDLGIDENYDKDGISVYYQISQFFRMNPSGDLFIMRYEETKPSYASLVANGAELMLEQANGAIRQLAIVSQVGKAGDFSGTIAAIGEAKTVTEKAFKDFRPVEILLEGKGFDLAKPYDLKESGAENVSVTIAMDQELVDQGRYFVADENGNKSTLYAFSQDEVLRATGVKNGEYNVFVKNSEGDETPVTGADGSTPIVLISDDSYKNTAAVGVLLGAVSKAKVSENIAWVEKFNLTGSGFRTVGFVGGVSVRESETKTLDEFKYIFSRKHIGLPGVYFNDSHTCTVPTSDFTFIEANRTINKAARIARTALLPKLNSPVLVDPDSGKLAPSVVKGFETLCRSAVERMISNEEVSEIDVYVNPNQDILANSELEIEMSIVPMGTARRIIVNLGFKNPFQLNASVSAPAASAPAPSA, from the coding sequence ATGGGCGTACTATTTAATGATGTTGTTATCAACAAACTCTCAGGAGGTTTAGGTCGAAGAACACCAAACCAAGATATGGTGTCTGGACTATTATTCAACACTCCAGTTCAACCAGATGCTAAGATTGAAAAAGATAAGATTTATCGTTTGGCTTCTGTAAAAGATGCAGAAGATTTAGGAATAGATGAAAATTACGATAAAGATGGAATTTCTGTATATTATCAGATTTCTCAGTTCTTCAGAATGAACCCGTCTGGAGATCTATTTATAATGAGGTATGAAGAAACTAAGCCTAGCTATGCAAGTTTAGTTGCAAATGGTGCAGAATTAATGTTAGAACAAGCAAATGGAGCAATTCGTCAACTTGCTATTGTTTCTCAAGTGGGAAAAGCTGGAGATTTTAGTGGAACAATCGCCGCAATAGGTGAAGCTAAAACTGTTACTGAAAAAGCATTCAAAGATTTTAGACCAGTTGAAATTTTATTAGAAGGAAAAGGGTTTGATTTAGCAAAACCTTATGATTTAAAAGAAAGCGGAGCAGAAAATGTTTCTGTTACCATCGCTATGGATCAAGAACTAGTAGACCAAGGAAGATATTTTGTTGCCGATGAAAATGGGAATAAATCCACTTTATATGCTTTTTCTCAAGATGAAGTATTAAGAGCAACTGGTGTTAAAAATGGTGAATACAATGTTTTTGTGAAAAATTCGGAAGGAGATGAAACTCCTGTAACAGGGGCTGATGGAAGTACTCCAATTGTTTTGATTTCAGATGATTCTTATAAAAACACTGCTGCCGTTGGAGTATTGTTAGGCGCAGTATCTAAAGCTAAAGTTTCAGAAAATATTGCCTGGGTTGAGAAATTTAATTTAACGGGATCAGGTTTTAGAACTGTTGGTTTTGTTGGTGGTGTTTCAGTAAGAGAAAGTGAAACAAAAACGTTAGATGAATTCAAATACATTTTTTCTCGTAAACATATAGGTTTACCTGGAGTGTACTTTAATGACAGTCATACTTGTACAGTTCCAACTTCTGATTTTACGTTTATTGAAGCAAATAGAACAATTAATAAAGCAGCGCGTATTGCTCGTACAGCATTATTGCCAAAGTTAAACTCTCCGGTATTAGTAGATCCTGATTCAGGAAAATTAGCGCCTTCTGTTGTTAAAGGATTCGAGACTTTATGTAGGTCAGCAGTTGAGAGAATGATTAGTAATGAAGAAGTTTCTGAAATTGATGTATATGTAAATCCAAATCAAGATATTTTGGCAAATTCAGAGTTAGAAATTGAAATGTCTATTGTACCAATGGGGACCGCTCGTAGGATCATTGTAAACTTAGGATTTAAGAATCCATTTCAATTGAATGCCAGTGTAAGTGCGCCTGCTGCTTCAGCACCTGCGCCATCAGCATAA
- a CDS encoding DUF6046 domain-containing protein yields the protein MAFNIKLKDALNQYETLIDFAAQEVVDLGVTEFKDFIIDKKGGEFNLPVFAPLIFEPLIKKGLTLPPLRIDAVNISTSRSKTIVKTAIEGRDHTVKEHISNGDFNISVEGLIANEGGSKEYPKGKLFLLKQFLHAPYALRVTHAILNRLGVYEIVIDNYSIPSIDGVKNIQKFSFQATSDEPIELIIRDNA from the coding sequence ATGGCATTTAATATAAAATTAAAAGATGCATTAAATCAATACGAAACACTTATAGATTTTGCCGCTCAAGAAGTGGTTGATTTGGGTGTAACTGAGTTCAAAGATTTTATAATTGATAAAAAAGGAGGAGAGTTTAATTTACCAGTCTTTGCACCTTTAATATTTGAACCTTTAATCAAAAAAGGGTTAACCTTACCACCTTTACGTATTGATGCTGTAAATATTTCAACAAGTAGATCTAAAACAATTGTAAAAACAGCAATTGAAGGAAGAGATCATACAGTTAAAGAGCACATTTCTAATGGAGATTTTAATATTTCTGTTGAAGGATTAATCGCAAATGAAGGAGGAAGCAAAGAGTACCCAAAAGGGAAATTGTTTTTATTAAAGCAATTTTTACATGCTCCTTATGCATTACGCGTAACACATGCAATATTAAATAGATTAGGAGTGTATGAAATTGTAATAGATAATTACAGTATTCCCTCTATTGACGGTGTAAAAAACATCCAGAAATTTTCATTTCAAGCAACATCAGATGAACCTATTGAATTAATTATTAGAGATAATGCTTAA